GTTGGCCGTGGTGTAGCTGTAGAGGCTGGACGGCGCATCGAAGCGCACCTTGTAGGTCCCGTGGGCCACGTCCTGGAACAGGTAGTTGCCGTTGGCATCGGTGGTGGTGCTGCGGGTGGTGTCGTCGGCCGTGCCCAGCGCACCGTCGGCGCCGGCGCCGATCAGCGTCACCGAGATGCCGGCCACGCCCTTCTCGCCAGCGTCCTGCAGACCGTCCTTGTCGGCGTCCAGCCAGACCTTGTCGCCGATGTCGACCAGGCACACCTTCTCGCCGAAATTGTTCTCGACGCTGGCGTCGCCCGACTTCAGCACGATGGCGCTGATCACGTCGTTGGTCACCGTGCCGCCGGTGGAGCCGGCGGTGTCCTTGCCGTCGATGTAGCCAGCCGGCTGGGTCTCGGTCACCGTGTAGGTGCCCGGACGCAGGTTGCTGAAGTTGTAGGCACCGTTGGCGTCGGTGGTGGTGGTCAGCGTGACCGGCTGGCCCAGGTCGTTGGTGCCGGTCAGCGTGACCGTGGCGCCAGGGATGCCGGCTTCACCGGTGCGTGCGCCATCGTCGTTGGCGTCGAAGTAGACGTAGCCCGCCAGGCTGGCCGCCTTGACCTCGCCGAAGTTGTTGTTGACGCTGCTCTGGCCATTGCCCAGCGTCACCGCGATGGTGTCGTTGGCAGTCACGGCCGCGCCGTTGGTGCCCGCGGTGTCCTTGCCGTCGAGGTAGCCCGCCGGCGTGGTCTCGGCCACCGTGTAGCTGCCCGGACGCAGTCCGGTGAAGCTGTAGTTGCCGTTGGCGTCGGTGGTCGTGGTCACGCTCACCGCGTTGCCCAGATCATCCGTGCCGGTCAGCTTGACCGTGGTGCCGGGGATGCCGGCCTCGCCGGCGTTGCTGCCGTCGTTGTTGACGTCGTGGTAGACCGTGCCGGCAATCGACGCGCCCTTCAGCTCGCCGAAGTTGTTGTTGCTGCTGGCATCACCCGACTTCAGCACGATGGCGCTGAGCAGGTCGTTGCTCACCGTGCCGCCCGTGGTGCCGGCGGTGTCCTTGCCGTCCAGGAAGCCGGCCGGCTGCGTCTCGGCCACCGCGTAGGTGCCCGGGCGCAGGTTGGCGAAGCTGTAGAAGCCGTTGGCATCGGTGGTGGCGGTCACGCTCACCACCTGGCCCAGGTCGTTGGTGCCCGTCAGCGTCACGGTCACGCCGGCAATGCCGGCTTCGCCCGCGCCCTTGACACCGTCGTTGCCGGCGTCCTGGTACACGTAGCCGGTCAGGCTGGCGGCCTTGACCTCGCCGAAGTTGTTGCTGACGCTGCTCTGGCCATTGCCCAGCGTCACCGCGATGGTGTCGTTGGCAGTCACGGCCGCGCCGTTGGTGCCCGCGGTGTCCTTGCCGTCGAGGTAGCCCGCCGGCGTGGTCTCGGCCACCGTGTAGCTGCCCGGACGCAGTCCGGTGAAGCTGTAGTTGCCGTTGGCGTCGGTGGTCGTGGTCACGCTCACCGCGTTGCCCAGATCATCCGTGCCGGTCAGCTTGACCGTGGTGCCGGGGATGCCGGCCTCGCCGGCGTTGCTGCCGTCGTTGTTGACGTCGTGGTAGACCGTGCCGGCAATCGACGCGCCCTTCAGCTCGCCGAAGTTGTTGTTGCTGCTGGCATCACCCGACTTCAGCACGATGGCGCTGAGCAGGTCGTTGCTCACCGTGCCGCCCGTGGTGCCGGCGGTGTCCTTGCCGTCCAGGAAGCCGGCCGGCTGCGTCTCGGCCACCGCGTAGGTGCCCGGGCGCAGGTTGGCGAAGCTGTAGAAGCCGTTGGCATCGGTGGTGGCGGTCACGCTCACCACCTGGCCCAGGTCGTTGGTGCCCGTCAGCGTCACGGTCACGCCGGCAATGCCGGCTTCGCCCGCGCCCTTGACACCGTCGTTGCCGGCGTCCTGGTACACGTAGCCGGTCAGGCTGGCGGCCTTGACCTCGCCGAAGTTGTTGCTGACGCTGCTCTGGCCATTGCCCAGCGTCACCGCGATGGTGTCGTTGGCAGTCACGGCCGCGCCGTTGGTGCCCGCGGTGTCCTTGCCGTCGAGGTAGCCCGCCGGCGTGGTCTCGGCCACCGTGTAGCTGCCCGGACGCAGTCCGGTGAAGCTGTAGTTGCCGTTGGCGTCGGTGGTCGTGGTCACGCTCACCGCGTTGCCCAGATCATCCGTGCCGGTCAGCTTGACCGTGGTGCCGGGGATGCCGGCCTCGCCGGCGTTGCTGCCGTCGTTGTTGACGTCGTGGTAGACCGTGCCGGCAATCGACGCGCCCTTCAGCTCGCCGAAGTTGTTGTTGCTGCTGGCATCACCCGACTTCAGCACGATGGCGCTGAGCAGGTCGTTGCTCACCGTGCCGCCCGTGGTGCCGGCGGTGTCCTTGCCGTCCAGGAAGCCGGCCGGCTGCGTCTCGGCCACCGCGTAGGTGCCCGGGCGCAGGTTGGCGAAGCTGTAGAAGCCGTTGGCATCGGTGGTGGCGGTCACGCTCACCACCTGGCCCAGGTCGTTGGTGCCCGTCAGCGTCACGGTCACGCCGGCAATGCCGGCTTCGCCCGCGCCCTTGACACCGTCGTTGCCGGCGTCCTGGTACACGTAGCCGGTCAGGCTGGCGGCCTTGACCTCGCCGAAGTTGTTGCTCGTGCTGCTCTGGCCCGCGCCCAGCGTCACCGAGATGCCGTCGTTGGCCGTCACCGCCGCGCCGTTGGTGCCCGCGGTGTCCTTGCCGTCCAGGTAGCCCGCCGGCTGCGTCTCGCTCACCGTGTAGCTGCCCGGGCGCAGCCCGTCGAAGCTGTAGTTGCCGTTGGCGTCGGTGGTCGTGGTCACGCTCACCGGCTGGCCCAGGTCGTTGGTGCCCGTCAGCGTCACCGTCGTGCCCGGAATGCCCGTCTCGCCGGCGTTGCTGCCGTCGTTGTTGACGTCGTGGTAGACCGTGCCGCTGATCGTGCCCGGCACGATCTCGCCAAAATTGTTCTCGATGCTCGCGTCACCCGACTTGAGCACCACCGTGTTCACCACGTCGTTGCCCGCCACGCCGCTGGTCACGCCGCCCACCGTGCCGGCCGTGTCCTTGCCGTCCAGGTAAGGCGCCGGCACCGTGCCTTCGTTCACCGAGTAGGTGCCCGGGCGCAGGTCGTCGAACTTGTAGCTGCCGTCGGCCGCCGTCGTGGTCGTCAGCGTCACCGACTGACCCAGGTCGTTGGTGCCGGTCAGCGTGATCGTCACGCCACCGATGCCGGTGTCACCCGTGCGCGAACCGTCGTTGTTCGCGTCGAAGAACACGTTGCCGGCCAGGCTGGCCGCCTTGACCTCACCGAAGTTGTTGCTCGTGCTGCTCTGGCCCGCGCCCAGCGTCACCGAGATGCCGTCGTTGGCCGTCACCGCCGCGCCGTTGGTGCCCGCGGTGTCCTTGCCGTCCAGGTAGCCGGCCGGCTGCGTCTCGCTCACCGTGTAGCTGCCCGGGCGCAGCCCGTCGAAGCTGTAGTTGCCGTTGGCGTCGGTGGTCGTGGTCACGCTCACCGGCTGGCCCAGGTCGTTGGTGCCCGTCAGCGTCACCGTCGTGCCCGGAATGCCCGTCTCGCCGGCGTTGCTGCCGTCGTTGTTGACGTCGTGGTAGACCGTGCCGCTGATCGTGCCCGGCACGATCTCGCCAAAATTGTTCTCGATGCTCGCGTCACCCGACTTGAGCACCACCGTGTTCACCACGTCGTTGCCCGCCACGCCGCTGGTCACGCCGCCCACCGTGCCGGCCGTGTCCTTGCCGTCCAGGTAAGGCGCCGGCACCGTGCCTTCGTTCACCGAGTAGGTGCCCGGGCGCAGGTCGTCGAACTTGTAGCTGCCGTCGGCCGCCGTCGTGGTCGTCAGCGTCACCGACTGACCCAGGTCGTTGGTGCCGGTCAGCGTGATCGTCACGCCACCGATGCCGGTGTCACCCGTGCGCGAACCGTCGTTGTTCGCGTCGAAGAACACGTTGCCGGCCAGGCTGGCCGCCTTGACCTCACCGAAGTTGTTGCTCGTGCTGCTCTGGCCCGCGCCCAGCGTCACCGAGATGCCGTCGTTGGCCGTCACCGCCGCGCCGTTGGTGCCCGCGGTGTCCTTGCCGTCCAGGTAGCCGGCCGGCTGCGTCTCGCTCACCGTGTAGCTGCCCGGGCGCAGCCCGTCGAAGCTGTAGTTGCCGTTGGCGTCGGTGGTCGTGGTCACGCTCACCGGCTGGCCCAGGTCGTTGGTGCCCGTCAGCGTCACCGTCGTGCCCGGAATGCCCGTCTCGCCGGCGTTGCTGCCGTCGTTGTTGACGTCGTGGTAGACCGTGCCGCTGATCGTGCCCGGCACGATCTCGCCAAAATTGTTCTCGATGCTCGCGTCACCCGACTTGAGCACCACCGTGTTCACCACGTCGTTGCCCGCCACGCCGCTGGTCACGCCGCCCACCGTGCCGGCCGTGTCCTTGCCGTCCAGGTAAGGCGCCGGCACCGTGCCTTCGTTCACCGAGTAGGTGCCCGGGCGCAGGTCGTCGAACTTGTAGCTGCCGTCGGCCGCCGTCGTGGTCGTCAGCGTCACCGACTGACCCAGGTCGTTGGTGCCGGTCAGCGTGATCGTCACGCCACCGATGCCGGTGTCACCCGTGCGCGAACCGTCGTTGTTCGCGTCGAAGAACACGTTGCCGGCCAGGCTGGCCGCCTTGACCTCACCGAAGTTGTTGCTCGTGCTGCTCTGGCCCGCGCCCAGCGTCACCGAGATGCCGTCGTTGGCCGTCACCGCCGCGCCGTTGGTGCCCGCGGTGTCCTTGCCGTCCAGGTAGCCGGCCGGCTGCGTCTCGCTCACCGTGTAGCTGCCCGGGCGCAGCCCGTCGAAGCTGTAGTTGCCGTTGGCGTCGGTGGTCGTGGTCACGCTCACCGGCTGGCCCAGGTCGTTGGTGCCCGTCAGCGTCACCGTCGTGCCCGGAATGCCCGTCTCGCCGGCGTTGCTGCCGTCGTTGTTGACGTCGTGGTAGACCGTGCCGCTGATCGTGCCCGGCACGATCTCGCCAAAATTGTTCTCGATGCTCGCGTCACCCGACTTGAGCACCACCGTGTTCACCACGTCGTTGCCCGCCACGCCGCTGGTCACGCCGCCCACCGTGCCGGCCGTGTCCTTGCCGTCCAGGTAAGGCGCCGGCACCGTGCCTTCGTTCACCGAGTAGGTGCCCGGGCGCAGGTCGTCGAACTTGTAGCTGCCGTCGGCCGCCGTCGTGGTCGTCAGCGTCACCGACTGACCCAGATCGTTGGTGCCGGTCAGCGTGATCGTCACGCCACCGATGCCGGTATCACCCGTGCGCGAACCGTCGTTGTTCGCGTCGAAGAACACGTTGCCGGCCAGGCTGGCGGCCTTGACCTCACCGAAGTTGTTGCTCGTGCTGCTCTGGCCCGCGCCCAGCGTCACCGAGATGCCGTCGTTGGCCGTCACCGCCGCGCCGTTGGTGCCCGCGGTGTCCTTGCCGTCCAGGTAGCCCGCCGGCTGCGTCTCGCTCACCGTGTAGCTGCCCGGGCGCAGCCCGTCGAAGCTGTAGTTGCCGTTGGCGTCGGTGGTCGTGGTCACGCTCACCGGCTGGCCCAGGTCGTTGGTGCCCGTCAGCGTCACCGTCGTGCCCGGAATGCCCGTCTCGCCGGCGTTGCTGCCGTCGTTGTTGACGTCGTGGTAGACCGTGCCGCTGATCGTGCCCGGCACGATCTCGCCAAAATTGTTCTCGATGCTCGCGTCACCCGACTTGAGCACCACCGTGTTCACCACGTCGTTGCCCGCCACGCCGCTGGTCACGCCGCCCACCGTGCCGGCCGTGTCCTTGCCGTCCAGGTAAGGCGCCGGCACCGTGCCTTCGTTCACCGAGTAGGTGCCCGGGCGCAGGTCGTCGAACTTGTAGCTGCCGTCGGCCGCCGTCGTGGTCGTCAGCGTCACCGACTGACCCAGGTCGTTGGTGCCGGTCAGCGTGATCGTCACGCCACCGATGCCGGTGTCACCCGTGCGCGAACCGTCGTTGTTCGCGTCGAAGAACACGTTGCCGGCCAGGCTGGCCGCCTTGACCTCACCGAAGTTGTTGCTCGTGCTGCTCTGGCCCGCGCCCAGCGTCACCGAGATGCCGTCGTTGGCCGTCACCGCCGCGCCGTTGGTGCCCGCGGTGTCCTTGCCGTCCAGGTAGCCGGCCGGCTGCGTCTCGCTCACCGTGTAGCTGCCCGGGCGCAGCCCGTCGAAGCTGTAGTTGCCGTTGGCGTCGGTGGTCGTGGTCACGCTCACCGGCTGGCCCAGGTCGTTGGTGCCCGTCAGCGTCACCGTCGTGCCCGGAATGCCCGTCTCGCCGGCGTTGCTGCCGTCGTTGTTGACGTCGTGGTAGACCGTGCCGCTGATCGTGCCCGGCACGATCTCGCCAAAATTGTTCTCGATGCTCGCGTCACCCGACTTGAGCACCACCGTGTTCACCACGTCGTTGCCCGCCACGCCGCTGGTCACGCCGCCCACCGTGCCGGCCGTGTCCTTGCCGTCCAGGTAAGGCGCCGGCACCGTGCCTTCGTTCACCGAGTAGGTGCCCGGGCGCAGGTCGTCGAACTTGTAGCTGCCGTCGGCCGCCGTCGTGGTCGTCAGCGTCACCGACTGACCCAGATCGTTGGTGCCGGTCAGCGTGATCGTCACGCCACCGATGCCGGTATCACCCGTGCGCGAACCGTCGTTGTTCGCGTCGAAGAACACGT
The genomic region above belongs to Aquabacterium sp. OR-4 and contains:
- a CDS encoding SdrD B-like domain-containing protein is translated as MTTFTIRVSSSATNAAGTAYGQQPDLGAPSFMDLVVTNSTDPVLANGRYDGYCLNPLLPISVNTAYSATNGAGNDGASFTPIGFGSLSQNQVDRLNWLLSQNFTSDAKHGGQFNYGEVQVAIWKIVGFTDAQIAGAGLERFLSDNNRQVVNSADANFLVSASQAAVASGNGTVPTDAYFTQVIDPAGDIQPLIVQLQSAKIGNFVWNDDNANGVQDAGEAGVDQVIVQLFDGNGNLIASTLTGDDHSTAAVEQGYYQFAGLKAGNYQVKFVSATHDFTAQDANGNTQDAADSDANATTGLTSVIALAAGETNQTLDAGLVAKAQTASISGHVYFDANNDGQRAGDAGLAGVTVVLTGTNDQGQAVSVTATTDANGFYSFTGLRPGSYTVSESQPATYLDGQDTAGTGATAQMVSGNDAIAVTLAAGQSSVENNFGEILPASVSGTVYHDVNNDGSNAGETGIPGTTVTLTGTNDLGQPVSVTTTTDANGNYSFDGLRPGSYTVSETQPAGYLDGKDTAGTNGAAVTANDGISVTLGAGQSSTSNNFGEVKAASLAGNVFFDANNDGSRTGDTGIGGVTITLTGTNDLGQSVTLTTTTAADGSYKFDDLRPGTYSVNEGTVPAPYLDGKDTAGTVGGVTSGVAGNDVVNTVVLKSGDASIENNFGEIVPGTISGTVYHDVNNDGSNAGETGIPGTTVTLTGTNDLGQPVSVTTTTDANGNYSFDGLRPGSYTVSETQPAGYLDGKDTAGTNGAAVTANDGISVTLGAGQSSTSNNFGEVKAASLAGNVFFDANNDGSRTGDTGIGGVTITLTGTNDLGQSVTLTTTTAADGSYKFDDLRPGTYSVNEGTVPAPYLDGKDTAGTVGGVTSGVAGNDVVNTVVLKSGDASIENNFGEIVPGTISGTVYHDVNNDGSNAGETGIPGTTVTLTGTNDLGQPVSVTTTTDANGNYSFDGLRPGSYTVSETQPAGYLDGKDTAGTNGAAVTANDGISVTLGAGQSSTSNNFGEVKAASLAGNVFFDANNDGSRTGDTGIGGVTITLTGTNDLGQSVTLTTTTAADGSYKFDDLRPGTYSVNEGTVPAPYLDGKDTAGTVGGVTSGVAGNDVVNTVVLKSGDASIENNFGEIVPGTISGTVYHDVNNDGSNAGETGIPGTTVTLTGTNDLGQPVSVTTTTDANGNYSFDGLRPGSYTVSETQPAGYLDGKDTAGTNGAAVTANDGISVTLGAGQSSTSNNFGEVKAASLAGNVFFDANNDGSRTGDTGIGGVTITLTGTNDLGQSVTLTTTTAADGSYKFDDLRPGTYSVNEGTVPAPYLDGKDTAGTVGGVTSGVAGNDVVNTVVLKSGDASIENNFGEIVPGTISGTVYHDVNNDGSNAGETGIPGTTVTLTGTNDLGQPVSVTTTTDANGNYSFDGLRPGSYTVSETQPAGYLDGKDTAGTNGAAVTANDGISVTLGAGQSSTSNNFGEVKAASLAGNVFFDANNDGSRTGDTGIGGVTITLTGTNDLGQSVTLTTTTAADGSYKFDDLRPGTYSVNEGTVPAPYLDGKDTAGTVGGVTSGVAGNDVVNTVVLKSGDASIENNFGEIVPGTISGTVYHDVNNDGSNAGETGIPGTTVTLTGTNDLGQPVSVTTTTDANGNYSFDGLRPGSYTVSETQPAGYLDGKDTAGTNGAAVTANDGISVTLGAGQSSTSNNFGEVKAASLAGNVFFDANNDGSRTGDTGIGGVTITLTGTNDLGQSVTLTTTTAADGSYKFDDLRPGTYSVNEGTVPAPYLDGKDTAGTVGGVTSGVAGNDVVNTVVLKSGDASIENNFGEIVPGTISGTVYHDVNNDGSNAGETGIPGTTVTLTGTNDLGQPVSVTTTTDANGNYSFDGLRPGSYTVSETQPAGYLDGKDTAGTNGAAVTANDGISVTLGAGQSSTSNNFGEVKAASLAGNVFFDANNDGSRTGDTGIGGVTITLTGTNDLGQSVTLTTTTAADGSYKFDDLRPGTYSVNEGTVPAPYLDGKDTAGTVGGVTSGVAGNDVVNTVVLKSGDASIENNFGEIVPGTISGTVYHDVNNDGSNAGETGIPGTTVTLTGTNDLGQPVSVTTTTDANGNYSFDGLRPGSYTVSETQPAGYLDGKDTAGTNGAAVTANDGISVTLGAGQSSTSNNFGEVKAASLTGYVYQDAGNDGVKGAGEAGIAGVTVTLTGTNDLGQVVSVTATTDANGFYSFANLRPGTYAVAETQPAGFLDGKDTAGTTGGTVSNDLLSAIVLKSGDASSNNNFGELKGASIAGTVYHDVNNDGSNAGEAGIPGTTVKLTGTDDLGNAVSVTTTTDANGNYSFTGLRPGSYTVAETTPAGYLDGKDTAGTNGAAVTANDTIAVTLGNGQSSVSNNFGEVKAASLTGYVYQDAGNDGVKGAGEAGIAGVTVTLTGTNDLGQVVSVTATTDANGFYSFANLRPGTYAVAETQPAGFLDGKDTAGTTGGTVSNDLLSAIVLKSGDASSNNNFGELKGASIAGTVYHDVNNDGSNAGEAGIPGTTVKLTGTDDLGNAVSVTTTTDANGNYSFTGLRPGSYTVAETTPAGYLDGKDTAGTNGAAVTANDTIAVTLGNGQSSVSNNFGEVKAASLTGYVYQDAGNDGVKGAGEAGIAGVTVTLTGTNDLGQVVSVTATTDANGFYSFANLRPGTYAVAETQPAGFLDGKDTAGTTGGTVSNDLLSAIVLKSGDASSNNNFGELKGASIAGTVYHDVNNDGSNAGEAGIPGTTVKLTGTDDLGNAVSVTTTTDANGNYSFTGLRPGSYTVAETTPAGYLDGKDTAGTNGAAVTANDTIAVTLGNGQSSVNNNFGEVKAASLAGYVYFDANDDGARTGEAGIPGATVTLTGTNDLGQPVTLTTTTDANGAYNFSNLRPGTYTVTETQPAGYIDGKDTAGSTGGTVTNDVISAIVLKSGDASVENNFGEKVCLVDIGDKVWLDADKDGLQDAGEKGVAGISVTLIGAGADGALGTADDTTRSTTTDANGNYLFQDVAHGTYKVRFDAPSSLYSYTTANVGSNDAIDSDVVATLVKGSTNLIVNGSFENPVTGYGQFASIAGWTGNGDKIEVGTASGYGVTGATGNQVVEVDANNCAVGGLYQDVATTAGQTYQLSVDVAQRAGVAASTNTVDVYWAGTKIATIDPTSTALSTYSFTVKGTGGNDRLEFKEQSADDDSVGGIIDNVRLVTCATVYETAPITINTCADNLTIDAGLTANFKTGIDVEKYVSGTTCTYTQNTGGEGADCSYWKSACTTTSSQSWVSTGWYSGYWQTVTTPTGWSGITGCKGTESFNSIFGVSCTGGDKSIYQILCGTGTTALDKLMRECVTAYLNSCHDKVDYSYTKDQVCAQVKYALSCGKYDEVCALFKNENEQGCNWNTGKSSYTCTVDTKLYDADTPPGLEVTTGSTVTFTYVVKNTGDVALANVALVDDRIANVTYISGDTDKDGLLDTNETWTYTATEVAQAGTIKNIGTVTAVDAITKSIGVSDNDPAYYTGVGSTVAKASLGDKVWYDCNANGVQDSGEVGLAGVKVTLTGAGTDGTFGTADDITATTTTASNGQYLFKDLVAGKYTVNFDGPTGYAFTKADHGGNDAKDSDANVSTGTTGVITLTAGEQNLSVDAGLTKVGIDVEKYVSGNLVTSSNNCGGEGASVSWWKSCRVWDSSLNDYSWAGTGCKSSTTFNQLFGVNCTGGTQSIWQVLCGTGTTALDKMMRECVSAYLNACHDKVDYSYTKDQVCAQVKYAIGCGKYDETCNAFSSQNERGCDWTTTKTSYTSTVDTKLYDADTPPGLEVTTGSTVTFTYLVKNTGDTALKNVVLTDDRISTVTYVSGDTDADGQLDTNETWTYTAKEAASAGTIKNIGTVTAVDALSGTESVTDKDAAYYTGVNSTAAKGAIGDRVWEDCNFNGIQDAGEGGLSGVKVTLKGAGTDGSFGTADDITAVTYTGSNGAYAFKDLAAGKYQVVFGDGSSSATTGWYVTKQNQGTNDAKDSDIDATGTTGVITLAAGEQNMTVDAGAYRKASVGDKVWEDADHDNVQDAGEKGIGGITVKLMDSTGTTVLATTTTNSSGNYLFSNLDPGAYVLQFDKTNVSYYSSTWGGTYNLSTWKWAKKDIGSNDGIDSDVAGDAVATTNVSKTSAFTLVSGQSDMSKDAGITPIVIDLNGDGIQTVARSASDATFDLFGNGSAVKSGWISGSDGFLAVDSNGNGKIDDITELFGGTTKGAGFAQLASYDSNSDGQVNADDAAFADLRIWQDANGNHQTDDGELVTLAQAGVAALTVGYTELPFLDAQGNLHLERSTATLADGSSTDMTDVYFNVAAEDALAAGVSLPTIADLLGDDRSLDGVLGASAAVPVALASAQACASGCGAGDASEVLRKLAGLSQEQCQQTSAA